A part of Myxococcales bacterium genomic DNA contains:
- the queA gene encoding tRNA preQ1(34) S-adenosylmethionine ribosyltransferase-isomerase QueA produces MNKLSDYDFHLPKELIATTPLLERGSSRLCVLKKNQEQAYDDVFSNISYYLNPGDVVVINNTKVMKARIFAFKESGSSVEILLVRPTPAGSWTALLSGKGNLIGKTLFLGNDTHIEVLQKFPHEPGLYEIKSDCDLSDYAKQFGEIPLPPYFGRKANEHDNTSYQTIFAKDENLGAVAAPTAGLHFTPQLIDELKKKSINIVETTLHVGPGTFLPVRCENIDDHKMHSEFFILNQNAADALNNARKQGKRIIVVGTTAMRVIEQSMQWAHERGVNYFSGCEGQTKIFIRPGYRFLGCDAIITNFHTPKSTLLMLVSAVIGRKLALRIYAEAVEKKYRFFSYGDACYFEIRNDVNE; encoded by the coding sequence ATGAATAAATTATCTGATTATGACTTTCATTTACCCAAAGAACTGATTGCCACCACGCCTCTTTTAGAGCGTGGAAGCTCTCGTTTGTGTGTACTTAAAAAAAATCAAGAACAAGCATATGATGATGTTTTTTCTAACATCAGCTACTACCTTAACCCTGGCGATGTTGTAGTGATCAACAACACCAAGGTGATGAAGGCGCGTATTTTCGCTTTTAAAGAAAGCGGCAGCTCGGTAGAAATTTTATTGGTACGACCTACTCCCGCTGGTTCATGGACAGCCCTGTTAAGCGGCAAAGGTAATTTAATAGGAAAGACTTTATTTCTTGGCAATGACACACATATCGAAGTGCTGCAAAAATTTCCACATGAGCCTGGTCTTTACGAGATAAAAAGCGATTGTGATTTGAGTGATTACGCCAAACAGTTTGGCGAGATACCCCTGCCCCCCTATTTTGGCCGAAAAGCAAACGAGCATGATAATACCTCTTACCAGACCATCTTTGCCAAAGATGAAAACCTCGGAGCTGTGGCAGCACCTACGGCTGGACTTCACTTTACTCCTCAACTGATTGATGAACTTAAAAAAAAATCCATAAATATTGTAGAAACTACGCTTCATGTAGGGCCAGGTACATTTTTGCCCGTGCGATGTGAAAATATTGACGACCATAAAATGCATAGCGAATTTTTTATACTAAATCAAAATGCTGCTGATGCACTCAATAATGCCCGAAAACAAGGCAAGAGGATCATTGTGGTGGGCACTACCGCTATGCGCGTAATCGAGCAGTCTATGCAGTGGGCCCATGAAAGAGGTGTAAATTATTTTTCTGGATGTGAAGGACAAACAAAAATTTTTATTCGCCCAGGCTATCGCTTTTTGGGATGCGATGCCATTATCACCAACTTTCACACACCTAAATCAACCCTCCTCATGCTGGTATCAGCAGTCATCGGAAGAAAACTCGCTTTAAGAATTTATGCTGAAGCGGTCGAAAAGAAATACCGTTTCTTTTCTTATGGTGACGCTTGTTATTTTGAAATAAGGAATGATGTCAATGAATAA
- the tgt gene encoding tRNA guanosine(34) transglycosylase Tgt: MNKFSFKLDAVDGYARATSITTPHGIITTPIFMPVGTQGSVKALSNQDLKDANAQIILGNTYHLMLRPGKNFLQTFGGLHKFMSWDRPILTDSGGFQVFSLSQGAPRGKAQKNSGNAGLVKIDENGVIFKSYLDGSIHPMPPEESMAIQMAIGSDFIMALDICPMAKSPRDDIRRAMDITNKWLKRCVASMTRDESKLIGIIQGGIHEDLRKEHAQMVLEHDLFAYAIGGLSVGEDKEEMWKTANYTAQLLPSSKPRYLMGVGTPDDILDGIKAGIDMFDCVMPTRNARNGSLFTHHGKVSIKNKIYAFDENPLDEKCKCYTCLNYSKSYLRHLFLTKEILYYRLASLHNINYYLSLVADARRAILEGCFDDFYLTRKSNHSSKMEPIALCA, translated from the coding sequence ATGAATAAATTCTCATTTAAACTCGACGCCGTTGACGGCTACGCTCGAGCAACAAGCATTACAACTCCTCACGGCATTATCACTACGCCGATATTTATGCCTGTGGGAACTCAGGGCTCAGTTAAAGCTCTTTCAAATCAGGACCTAAAAGATGCCAATGCACAAATTATTTTGGGCAACACTTATCATCTGATGCTTCGACCTGGAAAAAATTTTCTGCAAACTTTTGGTGGATTGCATAAGTTTATGTCGTGGGACAGACCCATTTTAACCGACTCGGGTGGCTTTCAGGTATTTTCACTCAGCCAAGGCGCACCTCGAGGCAAAGCGCAAAAAAATAGTGGGAATGCAGGATTGGTAAAAATCGATGAAAATGGCGTCATTTTTAAAAGCTATCTCGATGGCTCAATCCACCCAATGCCACCTGAAGAAAGTATGGCCATACAAATGGCTATTGGATCTGATTTTATCATGGCACTAGATATCTGCCCCATGGCCAAATCTCCACGAGATGACATTCGACGAGCTATGGATATCACCAACAAATGGCTTAAACGCTGCGTTGCTTCTATGACTCGCGATGAGTCTAAACTTATCGGTATCATCCAAGGAGGTATTCACGAAGATCTGCGCAAGGAACATGCACAAATGGTGCTTGAACACGATCTCTTTGCTTATGCTATTGGTGGTCTAAGTGTTGGTGAAGATAAAGAAGAGATGTGGAAAACCGCCAACTACACTGCTCAGCTACTACCAAGCTCGAAGCCACGCTATCTAATGGGAGTGGGCACTCCTGATGATATTCTCGATGGAATAAAAGCAGGCATTGACATGTTCGATTGCGTTATGCCCACGAGAAATGCACGCAATGGCTCACTGTTTACTCACCACGGAAAAGTTTCCATTAAAAATAAAATATATGCGTTTGATGAAAACCCTCTTGATGAAAAATGCAAATGTTATACCTGCCTAAACTATTCTAAATCTTATTTAAGGCATTTATTTTTGACTAAAGAGATACTTTATTACCGCCTCGCTTCTTTACACAACATTAACTATTATCTTAGTTTGGTTGCAGACGCGCGACGTGCTATCTTAGAAGGTTGCTTTGACGACTTTTATTTAACACGCAAGAGTAATCACTCGTCTAAAATGGAGCCCATTGCGCTCTGTGCTTGA
- the yajC gene encoding preprotein translocase subunit YajC has protein sequence MNISEQLVFLQAAPAGGSIWSTVLMFGAMFAVLYFILIRPQQKQQKKHQALLAGLKRGDEVILSSGIMGKIFAVEDRIVVIEINDKTRLKVLKQAVQGLVGPSEAQDTSDTKSST, from the coding sequence ATGAATATTTCGGAACAACTAGTTTTTTTGCAAGCAGCCCCAGCAGGGGGAAGCATTTGGAGCACCGTATTGATGTTCGGTGCCATGTTTGCAGTTCTCTATTTCATCTTGATAAGGCCACAACAAAAACAACAGAAAAAACATCAGGCGTTGCTTGCTGGTTTAAAAAGAGGAGATGAAGTAATTTTATCTTCGGGGATTATGGGGAAGATCTTTGCGGTTGAAGATCGGATTGTTGTGATAGAGATAAACGATAAAACGCGGCTCAAAGTTTTGAAGCAAGCGGTACAGGGGTTGGTCGGCCCAAGTGAAGCACAAGATACTTCCGATACAAAGAGCTCTACGTAA
- the secD gene encoding protein translocase subunit SecD — MQQTWKPRLLVALALLGIAIYFFYPSLVYFTLDEQAIKEVRQHKDAFQTYLPSWAPKSHIIPGLDLQGGIHMVLGVDLDKAISDKTARAADRLIAFAKEEGIQVNSYKQSGEKPSLQDHVELMFADKNEVPAFKDKVLKKFADFAYVTSSDLKVTLRLEQQLIQSIRNDAVNQTIKTIVNRIDKMGVTEPLIARQGDDKVLIQLPGNDNPELARSMIGRTAQLQFQLCADDTDFIKNLKNLPEGVELEDGRYSRDMSSGKDIYLSFRAEKLETLRNYLADKVPPQYSVKFGKIGIGEGPNALMRTYTLEKKIALSGDDLVDARVSPGSNLNPRPGVSLSFGPTGARIFADLTAANIGKRMAIVLEDMVDSAPVIQSKIPDGNAFISMGGARTNQEMMADANQLALVLKAGALPAPVTFREERTVGPSLGKDSIDQAKVAFSLGSLAIALFMIFYYRLVGFTAVLGVIFDMAFIFAMLSALGATLTLPGVAALLLTIGMAVDANVLINERIREELRQGKMPRSAVKAGYDAAMSAVLDTHITTFIAGLVLWQFGTGPIQNFATMLLIGTVSSMVCAIFISRIFVDMMTSRGQKTLSI; from the coding sequence ATGCAACAGACATGGAAGCCTCGGCTATTGGTAGCACTGGCTTTACTCGGCATAGCTATTTATTTTTTCTACCCTTCGCTGGTTTACTTTACTCTCGATGAACAGGCTATAAAAGAAGTAAGGCAACACAAAGATGCCTTCCAGACATATTTGCCTTCTTGGGCGCCAAAATCACACATCATTCCAGGTCTTGATCTCCAAGGTGGAATTCACATGGTGTTGGGCGTAGATCTCGACAAAGCTATTAGCGATAAAACAGCTCGGGCTGCAGATAGACTGATTGCCTTTGCGAAAGAAGAAGGTATTCAGGTTAACTCTTACAAACAGAGTGGGGAAAAACCAAGTCTTCAAGATCATGTTGAACTGATGTTTGCTGATAAAAATGAAGTACCAGCTTTTAAAGATAAAGTTCTTAAAAAGTTTGCAGACTTCGCCTACGTCACCTCGAGCGATCTAAAAGTGACTCTGCGTCTTGAACAACAGTTGATCCAGTCCATTCGAAATGATGCGGTCAATCAAACCATTAAAACTATTGTAAATCGTATTGATAAAATGGGCGTTACAGAACCTTTGATAGCTCGTCAAGGTGATGATAAAGTGTTGATTCAGCTACCAGGAAATGACAACCCTGAGCTTGCGCGAAGCATGATCGGTAGAACAGCACAACTCCAGTTCCAACTATGTGCTGATGACACTGACTTTATAAAGAATCTAAAAAACCTTCCTGAGGGCGTTGAGCTAGAAGACGGGCGTTACTCGAGAGATATGAGCTCGGGCAAAGATATTTATTTAAGCTTTCGTGCGGAAAAGCTCGAGACTCTCAGAAACTATTTAGCCGACAAAGTACCTCCACAGTACAGCGTAAAATTTGGCAAAATCGGCATAGGTGAAGGTCCCAATGCTTTGATGAGAACCTATACGCTCGAAAAGAAAATTGCCTTAAGCGGAGATGACCTGGTTGATGCTCGGGTATCGCCTGGTTCAAACCTCAACCCACGTCCTGGCGTAAGTCTCTCATTTGGCCCAACCGGCGCACGAATTTTTGCTGATTTAACAGCAGCTAATATTGGCAAGCGCATGGCGATTGTTCTAGAAGATATGGTTGACAGTGCACCAGTTATACAAAGCAAAATTCCTGATGGAAATGCTTTTATCAGTATGGGTGGCGCTCGCACCAATCAAGAAATGATGGCTGATGCCAATCAACTCGCTTTGGTATTAAAGGCAGGAGCACTACCTGCTCCGGTGACATTTAGAGAAGAACGCACCGTTGGACCATCTTTAGGAAAGGACTCTATTGATCAGGCAAAAGTCGCTTTTAGTTTAGGCAGTCTTGCCATTGCTCTCTTCATGATTTTTTACTATCGCCTGGTGGGTTTTACAGCTGTGTTGGGGGTCATCTTTGATATGGCATTTATATTTGCCATGCTCTCTGCTTTGGGAGCGACACTCACTCTACCGGGGGTAGCAGCATTATTGCTTACCATAGGTATGGCTGTGGATGCTAATGTTCTCATTAATGAACGTATTAGAGAAGAACTTCGCCAAGGGAAAATGCCACGCTCTGCTGTAAAAGCTGGATACGATGCTGCAATGAGTGCGGTTCTCGATACACACATTACAACCTTTATCGCAGGTCTCGTGCTGTGGCAGTTTGGTACAGGTCCGATTCAAAATTTCGCAACGATGCTTCTAATCGGAACGGTTTCGTCGATGGTTTGCGCAATCTTTATTTCGCGAATTTTTGTCGACATGATGACATCTCGCGGACAAAAGACTTTATCAATCTAA
- the secF gene encoding protein translocase subunit SecF, which produces MKFITIFDPRKEINFVGRFKTATGLSLLLPLVSFVALLVFGIPWGIDFLGGLEMQVKFPQSVPAGEVRETLENAGFSKNQVQQFGASQNNEILIRVERVAALEQKDVNKITQIVEQSFGTSKILFDEKSGNQLSIWLNDNSENITDPMARKNTLKMQQRQLAELLEQKSGIELRKTAANKDTTPDIYGAVMADEPQNGQVRYTIHFAGVAGKIEKVLAAKFGNVEIRKVDFVDSQVSQQLRTDGLLAVIYSLLAIVVYVAVRFDLFFSPGAIVALISDVMGALMVFTIGRVEFDTPSIAALLTILGYSINNTIIIYDRIREDVPKKGNLSVEELKPYVNKAINQTFSRTINSTLTTLMASSALWIFATGTIENFAMVLTIGIIVGALTSLFVSPAAYLMAKKYFKQSAHSDTHQASSGHTREEKAKGVV; this is translated from the coding sequence ATGAAATTTATTACGATATTTGATCCAAGAAAGGAAATTAACTTCGTTGGCCGCTTTAAAACCGCAACAGGCCTCTCATTGCTTTTGCCTCTGGTTTCATTTGTGGCACTTCTTGTTTTCGGAATTCCCTGGGGCATTGATTTTCTGGGGGGCCTAGAAATGCAAGTGAAGTTTCCTCAATCTGTTCCTGCTGGCGAAGTACGAGAAACTTTAGAAAATGCTGGCTTTAGCAAAAATCAGGTGCAACAGTTTGGTGCTTCACAAAATAATGAAATTCTCATTCGAGTGGAACGTGTAGCCGCACTGGAACAAAAGGACGTTAATAAGATCACTCAGATTGTTGAACAGAGTTTCGGGACTTCCAAAATTTTGTTTGATGAAAAATCAGGCAATCAGCTCTCAATCTGGCTCAATGACAACAGTGAAAACATTACCGACCCCATGGCAAGAAAAAACACTTTGAAAATGCAACAACGGCAGTTGGCTGAGCTTCTCGAGCAAAAAAGTGGCATTGAGTTAAGAAAAACAGCCGCCAACAAGGATACCACTCCTGATATTTATGGCGCTGTTATGGCTGATGAACCACAAAATGGGCAAGTGCGTTATACAATTCACTTTGCTGGAGTTGCAGGTAAAATTGAAAAGGTCTTGGCTGCTAAATTTGGTAATGTGGAAATCAGAAAGGTTGACTTTGTCGACAGTCAGGTTTCCCAACAATTGAGAACAGATGGTTTACTTGCTGTGATCTATTCACTCCTGGCAATCGTGGTTTATGTAGCTGTTCGCTTTGATCTCTTTTTCTCCCCTGGCGCCATTGTTGCCCTTATTTCCGACGTTATGGGAGCCTTGATGGTGTTTACCATCGGCAGAGTAGAATTTGATACACCTTCAATCGCAGCCTTACTAACCATCTTAGGATATTCCATCAACAATACAATTATCATCTATGATCGTATTCGCGAAGATGTTCCTAAAAAAGGCAATCTTTCTGTTGAAGAGTTGAAACCCTATGTAAACAAGGCTATTAACCAAACTTTTAGTCGAACTATCAACAGCACGCTCACCACGCTGATGGCAAGTTCCGCGTTGTGGATATTTGCCACTGGTACTATTGAGAACTTTGCTATGGTATTGACCATTGGTATTATTGTTGGTGCATTGACTTCACTTTTTGTTTCACCAGCTGCATACCTTATGGCCAAAAAATACTTTAAGCAAAGCGCTCATAGCGATACGCATCAAGCGAGTAGTGGTCACACTCGAGAAGAAAAAGCCAAGGGCGTTGTCTAG
- a CDS encoding dihydrofolate reductase, with protein MQTHSHEPIQQSGEEFSYVSEQFSDLRILRYEIPGFDQLTLKQKELAYYLSEAARSGRDIYWDQNYKHNLRVRRIIEQIVMNFTGDKTTQEYQNFLVYAKRVWFSNGIHHHYSNDKILPTFSKDYFSDLIKTCENAQFPLLAGESVDELIQKMTPIIFDPIIGAKKVNLDENIDKIKCSAVNFYQDLSEEEVAEYYRSLSDANDPTPLSHGLNSKKIKLDGRLHENVYKVGGLYGEAISEIVKWLEKALMVAESDLQASSIAKLIEYYKTGDLKKFDEYNILWVQDTDSVVDTVNGFIEVYDDPLGHTGSWEAVASIKDLEATKRFGVLSHEAQWFEDNSPILDTHKRTSVTGVSYKIINVVAESGASSPSTPIGINLPNADWIRKLHGSKSVSLGSIEHAYNQASHGTTLDEFYLSAQKEWILVYGDIADKLHTGLHEVIGHASGQLEEGVQPPHVTLGSYASALEEARADLVGLYYIGDQHLVDIGVSPSTEIIKASYTQYINNGLLKQMARIDLGKNIEESHMRNRQMIAAWAYEHGRANNVIERYDLQTPEGLKTYFVVNDFQALRELFGELLKEVQRIKSQGDFEAGKNLIENYGVRVDETLHRQVKQRWEKLGVAPYAGFINPQLVPVYNENQELIDVEVSYPNDFVNQMLDYGLRYSFLPHYPN; from the coding sequence ATGCAGACTCACTCACATGAACCAATTCAACAAAGCGGTGAAGAATTTTCATATGTTTCAGAGCAATTTTCTGACTTAAGAATTTTACGATACGAAATTCCAGGTTTTGATCAGTTGACGCTCAAACAAAAGGAGCTTGCTTATTATCTTTCTGAAGCTGCTCGAAGTGGACGAGATATTTACTGGGATCAAAACTACAAACATAATCTTAGGGTTCGCAGAATTATCGAACAAATTGTAATGAACTTTACGGGCGATAAAACCACTCAAGAGTATCAAAATTTTTTGGTGTATGCCAAGCGAGTTTGGTTCTCCAACGGCATTCATCATCACTACAGCAATGACAAAATTCTACCTACCTTTAGCAAAGATTATTTTAGCGATCTGATTAAGACATGTGAAAATGCCCAATTCCCTTTGCTTGCTGGTGAAAGTGTTGATGAGCTTATCCAAAAAATGACACCTATTATTTTTGATCCGATCATCGGCGCAAAAAAAGTAAACCTCGATGAGAATATAGACAAAATTAAATGCTCAGCCGTAAATTTCTATCAAGATCTGAGCGAAGAAGAGGTTGCTGAATATTACCGCTCTCTTAGCGATGCCAATGATCCAACGCCACTTTCCCACGGTCTTAACTCAAAAAAGATAAAATTGGATGGCCGATTGCATGAAAACGTTTATAAAGTGGGTGGCCTTTATGGTGAGGCTATAAGCGAGATTGTTAAATGGCTTGAAAAAGCTCTAATGGTTGCTGAGTCTGATTTGCAGGCATCAAGCATCGCCAAATTGATCGAGTACTATAAAACAGGCGATTTGAAAAAATTTGACGAGTACAACATCCTATGGGTGCAAGACACTGATTCTGTTGTTGATACAGTAAATGGCTTTATTGAGGTATACGACGATCCTTTGGGACACACGGGATCATGGGAGGCTGTAGCTTCAATCAAGGATCTCGAAGCAACCAAAAGATTTGGGGTGCTGAGCCACGAAGCACAGTGGTTTGAAGATAACTCTCCCATTTTAGATACTCACAAACGCACATCAGTTACGGGAGTTTCCTACAAAATTATTAATGTGGTTGCAGAGTCGGGAGCATCTTCTCCATCAACCCCCATTGGTATAAACTTGCCAAATGCCGATTGGATCAGAAAACTGCATGGTTCAAAGTCAGTTTCATTAGGAAGCATTGAACATGCATATAATCAGGCATCACACGGTACGACTTTGGATGAATTTTATTTGTCAGCGCAAAAAGAGTGGATTTTAGTGTATGGCGATATTGCTGATAAACTCCATACCGGTCTTCATGAAGTCATTGGGCATGCATCGGGTCAACTGGAGGAAGGAGTGCAGCCTCCTCATGTGACACTTGGAAGTTACGCGAGTGCTCTAGAGGAGGCCCGTGCAGATTTAGTTGGGCTCTACTATATTGGCGATCAGCATCTGGTGGACATTGGCGTAAGTCCAAGTACCGAAATTATTAAAGCAAGCTATACCCAATACATCAATAATGGTCTTCTCAAACAAATGGCGCGAATTGATCTTGGTAAAAATATAGAAGAATCGCACATGAGAAATCGTCAGATGATAGCAGCCTGGGCCTATGAGCATGGCAGAGCAAATAATGTTATCGAACGTTATGACCTTCAAACTCCAGAAGGGCTAAAAACATATTTTGTGGTAAATGATTTTCAGGCGTTGCGAGAACTTTTTGGAGAACTGCTCAAAGAAGTGCAACGCATTAAATCTCAGGGAGATTTTGAGGCAGGTAAAAACTTGATCGAGAATTATGGAGTGCGTGTTGATGAAACACTGCATAGGCAAGTAAAACAGCGTTGGGAAAAATTGGGTGTCGCCCCCTATGCTGGTTTTATCAATCCACAGCTTGTACCAGTCTATAATGAAAATCAGGAGCTTATCGACGTTGAGGTAAGTTATCCTAATGACTTCGTAAATCAGATGCTTGATTATGGGTTGAGGTATTCATTTCTTCCTCACTACCCCAACTAA
- the pcnB gene encoding polynucleotide adenylyltransferase PcnB, translating into MTENEHSKVEEHDFQENKDLDHGIQQLEDGGDVKTAQAQQNSDCSEKSRSDESFAKENSNTHEISPDRIDLNAMWVVRRLRAKGHEAYLTGGCVRDLLLNRTPKDFDVATSARPEEVKSIFRNCRLIGRRFLLAHVVFPGNKIIETATFRANPSEEVNGEGEESDDLLVMQDNVYGTMKEDAFRRDLTINGLFYDPVEGKVIDYVGGCEDLAKGVIRTIGDPDVRLQEDPVRILRAIRFAERLGFSIDETTFNAMKEHAQDILRCAPARLQEEVVRLLISGHALGSMKRCLEIGILDYLMPELLEGLGLVEGELACTQKREELLNDWHNMLGGLDRVREKDCHIVSSVAFTALLFSAYLRLEKSEFNERNWIDRLCVNWAERIRLTRRDQDIIRILLSAIPLFHVEKVHQKSAHYLVRKPWFREGLLTFIIYLVAHNEPLEQIKIWKLLAKNSDKNYRQDKVGMRPVQNRFRKRRPPMRNQFRRFNKKSTPEAS; encoded by the coding sequence ATGACTGAGAATGAACACAGTAAAGTGGAAGAGCACGATTTCCAAGAGAATAAAGATTTAGACCACGGTATTCAACAGCTGGAAGATGGCGGTGATGTGAAAACAGCCCAAGCCCAACAGAACAGTGATTGCAGCGAAAAGTCTCGGAGCGATGAATCTTTTGCAAAAGAGAACTCGAATACGCACGAGATTAGTCCTGATCGCATAGATTTAAATGCAATGTGGGTTGTGCGAAGGCTACGAGCAAAAGGCCATGAGGCCTATTTGACAGGCGGATGTGTTCGAGATCTTTTACTCAATCGAACTCCCAAGGATTTTGATGTGGCGACCTCCGCGCGGCCCGAGGAAGTCAAAAGCATTTTTCGCAATTGTCGTTTGATTGGACGCCGATTTTTGTTGGCGCATGTTGTTTTTCCTGGAAATAAAATCATTGAGACTGCAACCTTTAGAGCGAACCCCAGCGAAGAAGTGAATGGCGAAGGGGAAGAGTCAGATGACCTTCTGGTGATGCAAGACAATGTGTATGGCACTATGAAAGAGGATGCATTTCGCAGGGATTTAACTATCAATGGGCTCTTTTATGATCCGGTTGAAGGAAAAGTGATTGACTATGTTGGCGGATGCGAAGATTTGGCGAAGGGGGTGATCCGTACTATCGGTGATCCAGATGTCCGTTTACAAGAAGATCCTGTGCGCATATTGCGAGCCATTCGTTTTGCTGAACGCTTGGGGTTTAGTATCGACGAGACAACTTTCAATGCTATGAAAGAACATGCCCAGGACATTCTTCGTTGTGCACCTGCTCGCTTACAAGAAGAAGTAGTTCGCCTTCTTATCAGCGGTCACGCCTTGGGTAGTATGAAGCGTTGTCTTGAAATTGGCATTTTAGATTATCTTATGCCGGAACTCCTTGAAGGACTAGGCCTAGTAGAAGGCGAGTTGGCATGTACACAAAAGCGAGAAGAACTCTTAAATGATTGGCATAATATGCTCGGTGGTCTCGATAGAGTGAGGGAAAAAGACTGCCATATTGTATCTTCTGTAGCTTTTACTGCTTTGCTTTTTTCGGCATACCTGCGATTAGAAAAATCAGAATTTAATGAGAGAAACTGGATAGATCGCTTATGTGTTAATTGGGCAGAGCGCATTCGTCTTACTCGAAGAGATCAAGATATCATCCGCATTCTTTTATCGGCGATTCCGCTTTTTCATGTGGAAAAGGTTCACCAAAAATCGGCGCACTATTTAGTGCGGAAACCCTGGTTTCGTGAAGGCTTGTTGACCTTCATAATTTATTTGGTAGCTCACAATGAGCCATTAGAACAAATAAAAATTTGGAAGCTTTTGGCAAAAAATTCAGATAAGAATTATCGCCAAGATAAAGTTGGAATGAGGCCTGTACAGAATCGTTTTAGAAAGCGTCGTCCGCCCATGCGTAATCAATTTCGTCGTTTCAACAAAAAAAGTACTCCAGAGGCTTCTTAA
- a CDS encoding SRPBCC family protein produces the protein MKKIFNYLAGTIVFVLAIYLAGGFLLPKTWHVIQKTTIKAQPEIIYEQIANLKNWQNWAPWNKDKDPSQEYSYEGPDMGAGAKWLWKSEKMGSGWLEITEASPDTGIVYKLFIDMNGRTSNIRGSISYTNVGDALDVIWTDQGEAGAGFNQRWLSIIIKIMLSKEMASGLEKLKYISE, from the coding sequence ATGAAAAAAATTTTTAATTATTTAGCAGGAACTATAGTTTTTGTACTAGCTATTTACCTTGCAGGCGGATTCTTACTACCAAAAACCTGGCATGTTATTCAAAAAACTACTATTAAAGCGCAACCCGAGATAATTTATGAACAAATTGCCAATTTAAAGAATTGGCAAAATTGGGCTCCATGGAACAAAGATAAAGACCCTTCCCAAGAATATAGCTATGAAGGCCCTGATATGGGAGCGGGCGCAAAATGGCTTTGGAAAAGTGAGAAAATGGGTAGCGGCTGGCTTGAAATAACAGAAGCCTCGCCTGATACGGGAATAGTTTATAAACTTTTTATTGATATGAATGGTCGCACGTCAAACATTCGCGGCAGCATAAGCTATACCAATGTTGGTGATGCTCTTGATGTTATTTGGACAGATCAAGGAGAAGCAGGAGCAGGCTTTAACCAACGCTGGCTATCAATTATTATAAAAATTATGCTGAGCAAGGAAATGGCATCTGGACTAGAGAAACTCAAATATATAAGCGAATAA